The proteins below come from a single Rosa rugosa chromosome 2, drRosRugo1.1, whole genome shotgun sequence genomic window:
- the LOC133733015 gene encoding cytochrome P450 714C2-like isoform X1 → MELLHGFDVKMLVSTVALIGFVGLLVRLYKGLVAEPKRLRSLLAKQGITGPPQALLLGNISEIKRAHDRGGNAKAPSSEPPISHNLAATIFPFFDKWRKQFGDVFVFGLGTTQILYVIKPEAVREITTCTSLDLGKPTYQFKQRGPLLGKGILTSNGASWAHQRKVMAPELYMEKVKGMINLITESSNTLVNLWNSKIDAGKGVADIKIDNDLRSFSGDVISRACFGSSYTKGVQIFDKLRQLQEAMGRKVFGGAVPGMRHLPTKSNREERALEKEVARLILQLVKERQAAGHEKDLLQMILEGARASDLSQDAADSFIVDNCKNIYLAGYETTATSATWCLMLLASNQEWRERIRAEVLQVCQGRVPDADMLRKMKQLTMVIHESLRLYPPVTIMSREAFKDMKFGDIHVPKSVNVWTSVATIHTDPEIWGPDAYDFKPERFANGITGACKLPYLYMPFGLGPRVCLGQNLAMIELKVVIALIVTNFSFSLSPNYSHRPAQRLVVEPETGVDLLMKKL, encoded by the exons ATGGAGCTCCTCCACGGGTTCGATGTGAAAATGTTGGTGTCGACGGTGGCGCTGATCGGGTTCGTGGGGTTGCTGGTGCGGTTGTATAAGGGGCTAGTGGCGGAGCCGAAGAGGCTGAGATCCCTACTGGCCAAGCAAGGCATCACCGGACCTCCACAGGCTTTGCTTCTCGGGAATATCTCGGAGATAAAGAGGGCTCACGACCGCGGTGGCAATGCTAAGGCTCCGAGCAGCGAACCACCCATCTCACACAACCTGGCTGCTACTATCTTCCCCTTCTTTGATAAGTGGAGGAAGCAATTTG GtgatgtgtttgtgtttggtcTTGGCACCACGCAAATCCTATATGTGATCAAACCAGAAGCAGTGAGGGAGATCACAACCTGCACATCCTTGGACTTGGGGAAACCCACATACCAATTCAAACAGCGTGGTCCTTTACTTGGTAAAGGTATTTTGACCTCCAATGGAGCCTCGTGGGCTCATCAGCGCAAGGTCATGGCTCCTGAACTTTACATGGAGAAGGTCAAG GGAATGATCAACTTAATTACCGAATCCTCGAATACTCTGGTGAACTTGTGGAACAGTAAAATTGATGCTGGCAAAGGAGTTGCAGACATAAAAATCGACAACGATTTGAGAAGCTTCTCTGGTGATGTTATCTCGAGGGCATGTTTTGGGAGCAGTTATACCAAAGGGGTACAGATTTTTGATAAACTAAGGCAACTCCAGGAGGCCATGGGCAGGAAAGTCTTTGGGGGTGCAGTTCCTGGAATGAG ACACCTTCCTACAAAGAGCAATAGGGAAGAACGGGCATTAGAAAAGGAGGTTGCGAGGTTGATACTGCAATTAGTGAAGGAGAGACAGGCAGCTGGGCACGAAAAAGACTTGTTGCAAATGATTCTTGAGGGTGCAAGAGCCAGTGATCTCAGTCAAGATGCAGCAGACAGCTTCATTGTTGATAATTGCAAGAACATATACTTAGCTGGATATGAAACCACAGCTACTTCTGCCACATGGTGCCTCATGCTGTTGGCTTCGAATCAAGAATGGCGAGAACGCATTAGAGCAGAGGTACTTCAAGTTTGCCAAGGCCGCGTCCCAGATGCTGATATGCTTCGCAAGATGAAACAG CTAACAATGGTGATTCATGAATCATTAAGGCTCTACCCACCCGTTACCATTATGTCAAGGGAGGCATTCAAGGACATGAAATTTGGAGACATTCATGTTCCAAAGAGTGTCAATGTTTGGACCAGTGTGGCGACAATACACACTGATCCAGAAATATGGGGACCTGATGCCTACGATTTCAAGCCGGAAAGATTTGCAAATGGGATCACTGGAGCTTGCAAGCTTCCCTACTTGTACATGCCATTCGGGCTTGGACCTCGAGTGTGTCTTGGACAGAACTTGGCCATGATCGAACTCAAGGTTGTCATAGCTCTCATAGTCACCAACTTCTCATTCTCACTTTCGCCCAATTACAGTCACAGACCTGCTCAAAGATTGGTTGTAGAGCCAGAAACCGGCGTCGATCTTTTGATGAAGAAGCTTTGA
- the LOC133733015 gene encoding cytochrome P450 714C2-like isoform X2 codes for MAEGLGIREKRDVFVFGLGTTQILYVIKPEAVREITTCTSLDLGKPTYQFKQRGPLLGKGILTSNGASWAHQRKVMAPELYMEKVKGMINLITESSNTLVNLWNSKIDAGKGVADIKIDNDLRSFSGDVISRACFGSSYTKGVQIFDKLRQLQEAMGRKVFGGAVPGMRHLPTKSNREERALEKEVARLILQLVKERQAAGHEKDLLQMILEGARASDLSQDAADSFIVDNCKNIYLAGYETTATSATWCLMLLASNQEWRERIRAEVLQVCQGRVPDADMLRKMKQLTMVIHESLRLYPPVTIMSREAFKDMKFGDIHVPKSVNVWTSVATIHTDPEIWGPDAYDFKPERFANGITGACKLPYLYMPFGLGPRVCLGQNLAMIELKVVIALIVTNFSFSLSPNYSHRPAQRLVVEPETGVDLLMKKL; via the exons ATGGCTGAAGGCCTTGGCATAAGAGAGAAAC GtgatgtgtttgtgtttggtcTTGGCACCACGCAAATCCTATATGTGATCAAACCAGAAGCAGTGAGGGAGATCACAACCTGCACATCCTTGGACTTGGGGAAACCCACATACCAATTCAAACAGCGTGGTCCTTTACTTGGTAAAGGTATTTTGACCTCCAATGGAGCCTCGTGGGCTCATCAGCGCAAGGTCATGGCTCCTGAACTTTACATGGAGAAGGTCAAG GGAATGATCAACTTAATTACCGAATCCTCGAATACTCTGGTGAACTTGTGGAACAGTAAAATTGATGCTGGCAAAGGAGTTGCAGACATAAAAATCGACAACGATTTGAGAAGCTTCTCTGGTGATGTTATCTCGAGGGCATGTTTTGGGAGCAGTTATACCAAAGGGGTACAGATTTTTGATAAACTAAGGCAACTCCAGGAGGCCATGGGCAGGAAAGTCTTTGGGGGTGCAGTTCCTGGAATGAG ACACCTTCCTACAAAGAGCAATAGGGAAGAACGGGCATTAGAAAAGGAGGTTGCGAGGTTGATACTGCAATTAGTGAAGGAGAGACAGGCAGCTGGGCACGAAAAAGACTTGTTGCAAATGATTCTTGAGGGTGCAAGAGCCAGTGATCTCAGTCAAGATGCAGCAGACAGCTTCATTGTTGATAATTGCAAGAACATATACTTAGCTGGATATGAAACCACAGCTACTTCTGCCACATGGTGCCTCATGCTGTTGGCTTCGAATCAAGAATGGCGAGAACGCATTAGAGCAGAGGTACTTCAAGTTTGCCAAGGCCGCGTCCCAGATGCTGATATGCTTCGCAAGATGAAACAG CTAACAATGGTGATTCATGAATCATTAAGGCTCTACCCACCCGTTACCATTATGTCAAGGGAGGCATTCAAGGACATGAAATTTGGAGACATTCATGTTCCAAAGAGTGTCAATGTTTGGACCAGTGTGGCGACAATACACACTGATCCAGAAATATGGGGACCTGATGCCTACGATTTCAAGCCGGAAAGATTTGCAAATGGGATCACTGGAGCTTGCAAGCTTCCCTACTTGTACATGCCATTCGGGCTTGGACCTCGAGTGTGTCTTGGACAGAACTTGGCCATGATCGAACTCAAGGTTGTCATAGCTCTCATAGTCACCAACTTCTCATTCTCACTTTCGCCCAATTACAGTCACAGACCTGCTCAAAGATTGGTTGTAGAGCCAGAAACCGGCGTCGATCTTTTGATGAAGAAGCTTTGA